The Halobaculum magnesiiphilum genome contains the following window.
CGGTCTCCACGTCGCAGAAGTTGCACCCGCGCGAGCAGCGGTCGCCCATCAGCATGAACGTGGCCGTCCCCGGCCCGTCGCCGGGGCCGCTCCCCCCTGACCAGCACTCCCCGAGGTTCGGGCAGTTCGCCTCCTCACAGACGGTGTGGAGGCCGCGGTCGCGGAGGATGGACTTGATCTCGGTGAAGCGCCGCCCGGAGGGCGGGCGCATCTTCAGCCAGTCCGGCTTCCGCCGCCGACTACTCATACCTCGTCGTTCGTCGCGGGGGGCAAAAGCGTGCGGTATACCCCGTCGAGTTGGTCCGCCCGCGACTCGGATCCGATGCGGTTCGAGCCGCCGGCGCGTGGATCCGACGGTCGATTCCACGCATCGAATGTGATAACAGATTGAACCGACAGGGATTTATTATATCGCTAAGAGTGTGGAACAGACTCGCGAATGTTCGACGTCTCGCCCGAGGAGATCACCGACGGGCGGCTGGGGAGAGCGCTCGCGTTCCTCTCGATCCCGATCGTCGCCCAGCAGCTCGCGGTCACCGCACAGAGCATCGTCGACGTGCTCTGGCTCGGTCGCCTCAGCGGCGAGGCGGTCGCCGCCGTCGGCCTCGTGGCGCCGCTGATCGGGCTGATGACCGCGGTCGTGAGCGGGGTGTTCACCGGCGAACACGTCCTCGTCTCCCAGCGCGTCGGCGACGACGACGAACGCGGGGCGAGCCGCGCGGTGTTCCACGCGCTCGTCGCCGGCGTGGCGGTGATGCTCGCGATGGTGCTCGTCGCGAACGCGTTCGGCCGCCAGCTCACGGCGCTGTTCGACCCCGGCCCCGAGGTCGCCCGGATGGGCGCGATCTACCTCGGGACGATGGCAATCGCGTACACCGTCTCGACCGTCAGCGACGTGTTCGAGTACGGCTTCATCGGCGCCGGCGACTCCCGGACCCCGCTCCTGGTCAACCTCCTGTCGATCGGGATCAGCATCGGCCTCGACCCGCTGCTCATCTTCGGCTACGGGCCGATCCCGGGGTACGGGATCGCGGGCGCCGCCTACGCGACGGCGATCGGGTTCGGCGTCGGCGCCCTCGTCATGATCGCCGCCGCACGCTCGGGCCACCGAGGGTTCACCTTCCACCTCGACGCCGTCGGCCTCGATCGCGGGGAGTTCCGCGAGCTCGTCTCCGTGGGCGCGCCGAAGGTCGGGCAGGGGATCGCCAGACAGGTCGCCCGGCTCGTGGTCGTCGCGATCGTGTCGCTGACGGGCGGCGCGGCGGCGCTCACGGCGTACACGATCGGCGCCCGGATCGCGACGGTCGTGTTCGTCCCCGCGGCGGCGATCGGGTCGGCCGGGACGACCCTCGTGGGACAGAACCTCGGCGCCGACAAGCCTGCCCGGGCGACGCGGGCGACGTGGCTCGGCGTCGGCGCCGGCGCGGTCGGCCTCGGCGCGATCGGCGTCGTCCAGTACCTCCTGCCGGAGACCGTCGCCACCCTGTTCGTCCCCGGGATCGCCGGCGAGGCGCTCACGCTTACGGTCACGTACCTCCAGATCCTCGCGCTCGGCTACTGGGCGCTCGGGACGATCTGGACGGTCGAGGCCGGCTTCAACGGCGCCGGCCGAACGGACGTGAGCATGTACTCGACGATGCTCCAGTACTGGGCCGTCCGGGTGCCCGTCGCCGCCGTCGGCGCGTTCGTCCTCGGCTGGGGGGCGCTCGGGCCCTTCTGGGCGGTGACGATCTCGAACGTCGTCGCCGCCGTCGGGCTCGTCGGCTACTTCCGGTACTCGACCGCCGGGGGACTGCACGAGCGGGCCGCCGAGGGCGCCGGCAGCGACGGCGACGCCGGGGCCGCGGCCGGCGACTGATCGGTTCGGACGAGCGGATCGGACCGGTTCGCTCGTCCGAACCGGGAATCAGAAGTCGTCGTCGCCGGGGGCGATCCCCTCGGCGTCCTCCGCGGGCGGCTCGATCCCGACCTCCTCGGGGTCGACGTCGAACTCCCGGCGGAGGTCCTGAATCCGGTCGCGGATGTCCGCCGCCAACTCGAACTCCAGGTTGCTCGCGGCCTCCTCCATGCGATCCTCCAGCGCCTGGATGCGCGCCTGCGCCTCCTCCTCGTCGGCGACCTCGTCGCCGGCGACGCCCGAGGTGTCGGTCTTCGATCCGGGGAGGTTCGTCTCGCCGATCTCCTTCTCGATGGTCCGGGGCTCGTAGCCGTGCTCCTCGTTGAACGCCCGCTGGATCTCCCGGCGGCGGTTCGTCTCCTCGATGGCCGCCTCCATCGCGCTCGTCGTCGCGTCGGCATAGAGGATCACCTCGCCCTCGACGTTGCGGGCGGCGCGACCCATCGTCTGCACGAGGGTGGTCTCCGAGCGGAGGAAGCCCTCCTGGTCGGCGTCGAGGATCGCGACGAGGGAGACCTCGGGGATGTCCAGCCCCTCCCGGAGGAGGTTGATGCCGACGAGCACGTCGATCTCGCCGAGCCGCAGCGAGCGGATGATCTCGTGGCGTTCGAGGGTGTCGGTCTCGTCGTGCATGTACGCGACCTCGACGCCGGCCTCCTCCAGGTACTCCGTGAGGTCCTCGGCCATCCGCTTGGTGAGGGTGGTGACGAGGGTGCGCTCGCCGCGCTCGATCCGGTCGTCGATGCGGTCCATCAGGTCGTCGACCTGTCCCTCGGCGGGCTCGACGGTCACCTCGGGGTCGACGAGGTGGGTGGGGCGGACGATCTGCTCGACGACCTGCTCGGAGCGCTCACGCTCGTAGTCGCTCGGGGTGGCCGAGACGTACAGCCGGCGGTCGGTCTTCTCCTCGAACTCATCGAAGGTGAGCGGGCGGTTGTCGTACGCCGTCGGCAGGCGGAAGCCGTTGCCGACCAGCGAGTCCTTGCGCGATTTGTCGCCCTCGTACTGCCCCTTGATCTGGGGGAGCGTCTGGTGGGACTCGTCGATCACCGTGAGGAAGTCGTCGGGGAAGTAGTCGAGCAGGGTGTAGGGCGCGTCGCCGGACTCCCGGTCCGAGAGGTGGACCGAGTAGTTCTCGATCCCCGAGCAGTAGCCCGTCTCCTGGAGCATCTCGATGTCGAAGGTGGTGCGCTCCTCGATGCGCTGGGCGGCGACGAGGTCGCCCTGGCGCTCGAAGTGCGAGACGCGCTGTTCCATCAGCTCCTCGATCTCGGAGACGGCCCGGTCGATCTGCTCCTCGGGCAGCGAGTAGTGCTCCGCCGGGTGGACGAGCGCCGCCGGCTCCTCGCTGACGACCTCGCCGTTGACCACGTCGACCTTGCGCATGCGGTCGATCTCGTCGCCCCACAGCTCCACCCGGACGGCGTGGCGGCCGTACATCGGGAACACCTCGACGGTGTCCCCGCGCACGCGGAAGGTGCCCTGCTGGAAGTCCACGTCATTGCGCTCGTAGTTCAGGTCGACCAGCCGCTTGAGCAGCTCGTCGCGGCCGATCTCCTGGCCGACCTCCAGTTCCAGCGCCATGCCGCGGTAGTTCGCGGGGTCGCCGAGCCCGTAGATGGCCGAGACGGAGGCGACGACGATCACGTCGTCCCTCGTCAGCAGCGACCGCGTCGCGGAGTGCCTGAGGCGGTCGATCTCGTCGTTGATGGACATCTCCTTGTCGATGTAGGTGTCCGTCTGCTCGACGTACGCCTCGGGCTGGTAGTAGTTGTAGTAGGAGACGAAGTACTCGACGGCGTTGTCGGGGAAGAGGTTCCGGA
Protein-coding sequences here:
- a CDS encoding MATE family efflux transporter — its product is MFDVSPEEITDGRLGRALAFLSIPIVAQQLAVTAQSIVDVLWLGRLSGEAVAAVGLVAPLIGLMTAVVSGVFTGEHVLVSQRVGDDDERGASRAVFHALVAGVAVMLAMVLVANAFGRQLTALFDPGPEVARMGAIYLGTMAIAYTVSTVSDVFEYGFIGAGDSRTPLLVNLLSIGISIGLDPLLIFGYGPIPGYGIAGAAYATAIGFGVGALVMIAAARSGHRGFTFHLDAVGLDRGEFRELVSVGAPKVGQGIARQVARLVVVAIVSLTGGAAALTAYTIGARIATVVFVPAAAIGSAGTTLVGQNLGADKPARATRATWLGVGAGAVGLGAIGVVQYLLPETVATLFVPGIAGEALTLTVTYLQILALGYWALGTIWTVEAGFNGAGRTDVSMYSTMLQYWAVRVPVAAVGAFVLGWGALGPFWAVTISNVVAAVGLVGYFRYSTAGGLHERAAEGAGSDGDAGAAAGD
- the uvrB gene encoding excinuclease ABC subunit UvrB, with product MSETEGPLSPDRPEAEKPLRVDAPFDPAGDQPDAIRQLVDGFESGMTEQTLLGVTGSGKTNTVSWVVEELDTPTLVIAHNKTLAAQLYEEFRNLFPDNAVEYFVSYYNYYQPEAYVEQTDTYIDKEMSINDEIDRLRHSATRSLLTRDDVIVVASVSAIYGLGDPANYRGMALELEVGQEIGRDELLKRLVDLNYERNDVDFQQGTFRVRGDTVEVFPMYGRHAVRVELWGDEIDRMRKVDVVNGEVVSEEPAALVHPAEHYSLPEEQIDRAVSEIEELMEQRVSHFERQGDLVAAQRIEERTTFDIEMLQETGYCSGIENYSVHLSDRESGDAPYTLLDYFPDDFLTVIDESHQTLPQIKGQYEGDKSRKDSLVGNGFRLPTAYDNRPLTFDEFEEKTDRRLYVSATPSDYERERSEQVVEQIVRPTHLVDPEVTVEPAEGQVDDLMDRIDDRIERGERTLVTTLTKRMAEDLTEYLEEAGVEVAYMHDETDTLERHEIIRSLRLGEIDVLVGINLLREGLDIPEVSLVAILDADQEGFLRSETTLVQTMGRAARNVEGEVILYADATTSAMEAAIEETNRRREIQRAFNEEHGYEPRTIEKEIGETNLPGSKTDTSGVAGDEVADEEEAQARIQALEDRMEEAASNLEFELAADIRDRIQDLRREFDVDPEEVGIEPPAEDAEGIAPGDDDF